The Tropicibacter oceani DNA segment CTATCCCGACCGCCAGGCTCTGGCGCAGGCGCTGCAACGCGCCCTGGATGCCGGCATCACAATCGACGGCGCCGCCGATCACGGCGTCTCCGAGGCGATCTATTTCCAGGACCCCGACGGCAACGGCATCGAAATCTACCGCGACCGAGATCCGGCCGACTGGCCACGCGGCGCCGATGGCGCGCTGGCCATGTCCATTGCCCCGCTCGACCTGAACGCCCTTCTGGCCGAGGCCTGACCAATCCAGGGATGGCCCGGGTGGGCGGGGCGAGGTCCGCAAGGACAAGCTCCGCCCCGCCCGGCCCCTCTGGACCTTGCCGGACAAGCCGCCTACCCTCCGCGCCAACACCTAGGGAAAAGGCATTCGACATGGCGACCGGCACCAACATCCGCACCTATTTCAACGGCCAGTGGCACGATGGCGACGCGATGATCATGCGCGCGGCCGACCACGGCGCCTGGCTTGGCTCCAGCGTCTTTGACGGCGCGCGCTACGTTCAGGGCGTCATGCCCGACCTCGACGCCCATTGCGCCCGCGTCAACCGCTCGGCCGAGGCGCTGATGCTGCGGCCCACCGTCACCCCCGAGGACATGGTTCAGATCGTCCAGGAGGGCCTGCGCGCCTATGCCCCGGACGCCGCCGTCTACATCCGCCCGATGTACTGGGGCATCAACGGCGATGTCACCGCCATCGTGCCGCAACCGGATGAAACCGGCTTTGCCATCTGCCTCGAGGAAATCCCCTTTGCCGCCGATACCGCCACCGTCAAACTGGGGCACACCCGCTTTCGCCGGCCGGTTCTGGAAAGCGCCGTGGTCAATGCCAAGGCTGGCTGCCTTTACCCCAACAACGCCCGCATGCTGGCCGAGGTCCGCGCCCGCGGCTTTGGCAACGCGCTGGTCGCCGACGCCATGGGCAATATCGCCGAAAGCGCCACCGCCAACGTCTTCATGGTCAAGGACGGAGAGGTTTTCACCCCCATCCCCAACGGCACCTTCCTGGCCGGGATCACCCGCGCCCGCCACCTGGTCAACATGCGCGCCGACGGCATGAAGGTGCATGAAACCGTGCTGAGCTTTGATGACTTCGAACAGGCCGACGAGGTGTTCCTGTCCGGCAACATGAGCAAGGTCACCGCCGTCACCGGCTTTGAGGATACCGCGTACCAGGCCGGCCCCGTCACGAAACGCGTGCGCGAGATGTATTGGGACTGGGCGCATTCGCGCTGATCACGCCGCTATTGCGCGGCTGGCGCCTCTGCGCCATCATCCCGCCGGATAGGGAGTAGCCGAATGCGCAAGTTTCTTGTCGTCCTCGATGACAGCCGTGAATGCCTGA contains these protein-coding regions:
- a CDS encoding branched-chain amino acid aminotransferase, with amino-acid sequence MATGTNIRTYFNGQWHDGDAMIMRAADHGAWLGSSVFDGARYVQGVMPDLDAHCARVNRSAEALMLRPTVTPEDMVQIVQEGLRAYAPDAAVYIRPMYWGINGDVTAIVPQPDETGFAICLEEIPFAADTATVKLGHTRFRRPVLESAVVNAKAGCLYPNNARMLAEVRARGFGNALVADAMGNIAESATANVFMVKDGEVFTPIPNGTFLAGITRARHLVNMRADGMKVHETVLSFDDFEQADEVFLSGNMSKVTAVTGFEDTAYQAGPVTKRVREMYWDWAHSR
- a CDS encoding VOC family protein produces the protein MPTHPETRIGHVHLKVADLDRAIAFYRDVMGLQVTQTYGTQAAFLGAGGYHHHIGLNTWDSAGGPRPPRGSTGLYHTAFLYPDRQALAQALQRALDAGITIDGAADHGVSEAIYFQDPDGNGIEIYRDRDPADWPRGADGALAMSIAPLDLNALLAEA